Part of the Salmo salar chromosome ssa10, Ssal_v3.1, whole genome shotgun sequence genome is shown below.
TACTTTTACTTTGGCACCTAGAATAGTTTTCTCTCTGTAAGACAATATGTATTTAATGTAGTGTACTGCATTGAGGACATTTATTTTACCTTGGAACTTGTTTAATGCAAATGTCAGTTAAATATGAACAAATATGAATCATTGTTAACGTTTAGAGAATAATTTTTCATATAtgaataaataaagaataatTACACTTTTTTTACTATTATGTGGGGAACTTTTATTTAGAATATTTCTAAATTCCGTGAACCGGAAGTACTTTTTGTGTTGTTGACGAGACGTTGATGTAAGGAACacatttctccgttcatctttggaGCGACACAATGTCTATTAAATTGAATGCGCTATTCAGCGACTCCTACGTTGATGTAAGCCAATACAGAGACCAACATTTTAAGGTAAGGAATGTTTTAAATCAATCGGAAACCAACCAGTAGAATAGTTTTGCTAGCTAACCTTAGCTATCTGTTGCGCTAGCAAGCTACCGGTAGCTTGCAACGTGCTGTCTTTTCTTTCAGACATACGTTGTTAATCACTTACCTGTGGCTTTCAAAACATGAATATTGTATTTCAGGATGTTTCCCTCCAAGGAATGGGTCAAAAAGTGTTTTCAAAGAGAGCAACCTGTAATTAGTTACAGTTCAAAGAGCAAATCAAACTGAACTCTAATCAGACTGTTCTCAGAGTCAAGACATAACATAATATATGTAAATCCAAGACATTGAAATTAGtatatgtttggtatggttacatgagATGGGATCTTATTTAAAACGTATATTATACTGCAAACGTTTACCCATATcagtaaataaaggtgaaataaataaaaatccgtGTGAATTACTGGTGAATAATACTaacagctaacgttagttagtgtAATTGGCCTCCAGGCTGTGCAGTTACTAGACTCTTCTAAAGATgttcccctctccatcctccaggGAAATCGATATGAGCAAGAGAAACTGCTGAAACAGGCTAACACACTCTATGTGGGTAACCTGTCCTTTTACACCACAGAGGAACAAGTGTACGAGCTCTTCTCCAAGAGTGGGGATGTGAAAAGAATAATCATCGGCCTAGATAAGGTGAAGAAGACGGCGTGTGGCTTCTGCTTCGTCGAgtatcctttaaaaaaaaaaaacttgtggATGTTGTGTTTTGGTTCAACATTTTTAATTCTGGACCCAGATTAAAACTAGTCCTACACTAAAAAGGACTccgattaagcctagtcctaatcattcaaatgtattgataagccctttttacatcagccgatgtagTCCTACACTAAAGCACAGTCAGTGGAGATTGACAATCGTAAATCCAAtagtaggcttaatctgtgttccTGGAAACCTGCACCTTAACCCCTGTACCAGATACTACACGCGTACAGATGCTGAAAATGCTATGAGGTTTGTCAACGGGACACGTCTGGATGACCGCATCATCAGAACTGACTGGGACGCTGGTTTTAAAGAGGGCAGGCAGTATGGCCGTGGCAAGTCCGGTGGTCAGGTAAATTTACACAGGAGAAATGAATGTTTACTACCTCAGAGACAACAACAGTTGTATATTAGTTAGCTGTCTCTGGTTGTTTATATTGGAATTGATAGTTTTCACAAAATTGTAGTTTTCATTAAAGTGGTACTGTTAACTGGTTATTGTTTGGATGAGAACTTTTAAAGTTACATAACATTACTGTATTATCAACAGGACAAACATGTTGTCTTACGGTTCTGGAACTTGATAGGATCTATCATGAGGAGACAAAGCTCACAGTCCTATGTGAACTATGTCACCCCCTAATAGACCCAAATACTTAACAGGGTCTGTGGCAAAACAAACAAGTCAGTCTCTTTTTCTCCTCAGGTCAGAGACGAATACAGACAAGATTATGACCCAGCCCGGGGGGGCTATGGGAAAGTTGTCTCAAGGCCATAAAAACATGTCCTATGCTGTTTCTTTGGGGAGGGCTATGGGGAAACTAGTGTTATGAGCCTGAGTTAACATGTTATTTGCTGTTTCTTTGCCTTTTTCCAGGTCAGAGATGAATATAGACAAGATTATGACCCTGCTCGAGGTGGATATGGGAAATTAGCTCAGCTGCAGAGACCTTCCGAGGGACGGAACAGTTTTTAGTTCGGTGAATTTGATCTGGGTTGAATTTGGGTTCCAAGCAGACATCTGCCAGGGCTTTCTATTTCTCGTTTATTTAGAAGTCTTCTGTGAAGCATTTTTCAGTTAGCCATAGTTCCAACAGTCATTATGACCAGCGTGACACACGTTTACAAATGGAATTGTCTCCCAAACTGTATACTTTCAAAAATAAAGACATCTTTTTACaaagtttttttattttgttaaatGTATCTACTATATAAACTGGAACACTACTTTGGGAATGTGGAGCAACTCTTCTGATCTAATAGAGTAGTTTGTTATGGATGAAGTGTGTATGTAAACACAGGTTCACTGCTGGCTGTTTAAGGCCCATGGAGGTGATACTGATGGCAACCTAGGAGCCATAAATTGTGAAAAGCCATCAGTATCACCTCCATGGGCCTTAAACAGCCAGCAGCGAACCTGTGTTTACACACACTAGACAGAGAGAAGCTACGGACCTAAAACTTGCCTGTTTGAGTTGCGACAACTACAGCAATTTtgactaaccttaacctaattctcctaacctgctgcgtaggCTAGAAACCATCGGTGTCCCCACCCCAGGATTCAATAGGATCACAGGTTATAGGCATTGTGGCTTTTAAAGGCGATTTCCGACTGAGCCGACAGATGCAGCGTTATCTTGAATGGGATCTCTGTGACTGCAGGAACATTACCTTTTAATTTAAAGCTGCAATGCCAATAGTCTGCGATCGGATTCAATCTGTAGTGCGGCTGACATTTTAAAGGCAACGTtacatatgtcggctcaatcggaaatgacctttaaatgTAAACTGCGATTTTAATCGAGCTCTGAGTATCAGGGAATCACCACACACATGCTCCTGTCAAAGAAACCCTTTTGTTACACCAAGTAACTTTACAAACTCCTTTATATCACTGACCATTAAACATCCTCATATGGGAGATTGGTGAAGTATTTAAAATGAACAAACAGACAGATCCATCGAGTTGACAAACATCTGCTCTTTGTCAATTACATCCtaattgaagagaattggaatgtcagtgtacttcctgaattgaaatgggATTGACCCTGTTCTTTAAATAATGGAATCATCGCTCAGTCCTATGGCTGGGCATCCTGTTACAACCCTGTGCTCTGTCATCAACATTACTTCAAACTAAAGTGTTTGAATGTATTCAGGGATTAATTTGGGAAGGAAACTGTTCCATTTTAGGATGAGACAGCATACATTGGGAACCTATTTGAGGACAGTTTACCCATCTAGAGAATCCCAATTTAATCCCCTCTAGGTGTTTATCAGCATAACCCTGCAAACAATATTAACATAGTAACTTAAGTACAAATTAATCTTCTCAAAGAAGATCAACCAGATTAGAGTGATCTGTGAACATGATCTCTTCAATGGTACAATAGCATTGTTTACACCTTGCATCCATGTGAGTTTTGTGATTTGATCCAATCATTATCTGGATCAAGGTTTGTCGCATCTACCTATTGTAGAAAAAAGTGATTTATTTAAAGACAATTACTGATGACAAATCAATGGTGCTAACTGGTATGATGATTGAAATGGTTTTGAAACATCCAGATCTGTTCACACTTGATTGATATCCAGACACTTTAATCGTCTACACCTGTcttaaaaatgtgggcacaatcagaatgtggataaCAGCACAAAAGGCacatgttagcaccaggtatacACTGGGCTCAAATGTGCATTAATGACAGACAGTATAGATGGGATTCAGCTATTTCTACAGCAGCATTTTCTCAACTACAACCTGTCTGTGGACCAGCACCCTCAGATGGGTGACTGACACCACCTAAGTGATTGGTGATCCTCCAATGAGGAAGATAACCAAAGCGGGCCGGGCCCTCATACAATAAAAGGCTTAGAAACTGTTCTACAGCAGTAGCGTTAAATTCTTCCTCAGTACACTAAAATGTCAAGATACACTTATTATTTTCAACAGAAGCAGGAAGAGGTGTGTGTTGTCTTGAAGCCATTCTCAGTGGAGCATCATGGTTAATCATAACTAACTCTCTGATAAACTGCTAGTTTGTGATGCCAAACGTGGAGTTTCAAGAACTAAGAAGCGGTTTGAGATTAAGTAACATTAAAACAGTATATTCAGTTAAAAGCTAGCCTTCGATGAGTTATTGTTCTCTACCTCACTAGTCAGGCAAACACTACATGATATAAAACAATAACCTTCAAGTTTCACCTACTGTCCCATATAATCTCCTGTTTACATTTCAAGAACTGAAGCTAGGATACGTGTTATAAACACCGATAGGTCCATTACCGGCCTCTGAAACATACCAGCAGTGTTCGCTCCAGGTCAGCCAGTCAGCAGTGGAAACTTTGTGGACGTCAACTCAAAAGTCCCTCTCATTATCAAGGTATAAAAACAAGTCCAACTATGCACCGCTGGCCCTCCACTGAAGGACAGATGGTTGCTTTCACCATCTCTGTCGTTAGTCAAACAAAGTGTCCTGTTTCCACTGCACTTCATTCAGCTTCTTGGCTCGTCATGTTTTAAAGTATTAATGTCCCTTCCACAATAAGGGTCAAACAGTCGTTAAGCCCATGGTCCAGTGGAAAGGCAGGTGTACTCTCTGGGCTGTGCCACTGCGGTTGATCAGTCATTCAGTTTACAGTCACAGAGCTCTTTGTAAATCCTCTTGCGGACTTTGGGCATGTCATCCTGTGTAAACTGCAGCGGCTCTTTTAATGCCAGGCACTTGCAGtactgagagagaaacaaagcGGGGGAAGAGTTAATAGGAAAGATTCTCcacaaggtatgtgtgtgtgggtcattTACAGTACGAAAGATTCTCcacaaggtatgtgtgtgtgggtaattTACAGTACGAAAGATTCTCcacaaggtatgtgtgtgtgggtaattTACAGTACGAAAGATTCTCcacaaggtatgtgtgtgtgggtaattTACAGTACGAAAGATTCCTcacaaggtatgtgtgtgtgggtaattTACAGTACGAAAGATTCTCcacaaggtatgtgtgtgtgggtaattTACAGTACGAAAGATTCTCcacaaggtatgtgtgtgtgggtaattTACAGTACGAAAGATTCTCcacaaggtatgtgtgtgtgggtaattTACAGTACGAAAGATTCTCCACAAGGTATGTTTGTGGGTAATTTGCGGTACGAGGGGGAAATTTCCCCACTCACCTCCAAAATGAAGACTCCACAGTCACTGTCGTTCTTCTGTTGAGGAATACCCTGAGGGTGGGAACCAATCAGAGACAGTGGTCAACACACAGTCAATCAGAaagcatgagagagagaacagtcacatGGTACCATCTGAAACAATACCTTGTTTATAGTCATCTTCCAGCCTTTCTGATACCCAGCTTGTTTCTTCTCCTCGGCCTCAGCCAGGATGTAACTCAGAATGTTCTGTGGGCCAGATGAACAGAGGAAGATAGAAGGGTTTAGTTAAATAGTTCACAAATTGACTCCTTCGGGGTTTCCCACAATGTGGACAGTGTAgaccacgtgtcaaactcattccacggagggcccagtgtctgcgggttttcactCCATCCTTTTACTTGATGaaataaggtcactaattagtgaAGAAAaagtcccctcacctggttgcctgTGTTAATCATTGAAAGGAAACCCCACAGACACTACTCTGGAATGAGTCAGACACCGATGACGTAGACCAATGttaaaatgagaaatgctcatcaAACCAATGTTCCTCAGGTCTAGGATAAAATTCAGAAGCAACTGAGTTTGATAGAGGCAGAGGACTCTAAAGTGTGAGTGAGCGTACCTCCATGGTGTATTTGAAGACGATGCCCTGGGAGTCATAATAGTGGATGTGGTGGCTGGCTATGTCCACTGTGATCAGGGACCAGTGGATCTCCAGGTGGATAGGAATCAACAACAGCCTCTTGGAAAACAGATccacctgagagacagagagacaccagATTAACCACAATCGCTGACATATTCTAATTTAGCTAGTTCTGTGAGACTGACAGTCTCAGATAAACAGTGAGTCTTTACACTTCTGGTCCTGCAGGTCATACCTTAACAAACTAGTGAGAAATTGGCTGCATCTTCCATGACCTACCACCAGCTTACCTTTTTGGTCCATCTCTTAACCCCTTCGTAGCCTTTGGCCACCAGCTGCCTGTGGAAAAAGCTGTTGAAGAAATGAACCTGCAGGAGAAAAATAGGAGAACATTCAGTAACCTTGGTAACCGAGCAGAAGACCACCACCATCCAATCAACTCCCTTTTACAATTAACCCTCTGTTGAACATTCTGATCAAGGATCCAAAATGAATGCACCTTGTTCTGTGTAGCCTCCATGATCAATTCTCCATACATGTTTatcacctagacacacacacacacacacacacacacacacacacacacacacacacacacacacacacacacacacacacacacacacacacacggcaacgTTTGAATTTCAGGTTAGATAATACGTAGGCAAATAAGTTTATAAGCAGCAAGCACACGGTTTCCTATCGACCAGCGCTACCTGGTCGTTGACCCAGTTTTGGTCATCCAGTGTGGACAGGTCCTCCAGGGTCAGAGTGTGCTTGTTGTAGTCCACTTTGAAGCACTTCATAGGGGTGGAGACGAGAGCCGCTTTGTACTTCATCATTTCTGAGTGGATGTTTAGCTTCCTAGTACAGAGAAATGAACAGAGATGCTATCAGCATAACAATGGAAATGAACAATGAAATTGAAGTTGGTTTGTATCTCAAATGATTCCTACTTGTCATGGAGGACAGTGCTACACTTGTTCTTCAGATGCTCCAGAACGTCAGTCTCACTGAGGGGGATAAAGCTCCCGTACTTCACATAGAAGAACGCCAGGAACtctgagagagacaggacaggaatCAATAATAACACCTTAAATAAGGAAAGTAATATGAACTTAAAATGTATACGATTTGAAAAATCATAGTTACAATAAAAGTCTAGTACCATGGATAAGGTCTATGATTACTTCATGGATGTCTTCAGAGTTGGGTTGCTGTGCTGTGTCTGAGacacagtcctcttctggctcatGGCTTGGAGCCCACACTCCCACCTCACAGTAATCTCTGTGGTCCCACAGAGCGAAGGGGTGGAGGGTGCTGCATAACATAATGCCTGGGGAAACACAGGCTGTGGCTGATGGTTCCACCTCCATAGGGGcgctacagtctgttggttcctCGTTGAGCACAGCAGATGTACCGTTGGAAAGGGAGACAGCTGCGTCACCAGTCCGGGGCTGCTTCATGACCTCCGTGTTAGAGTCAGTTACCGGCTGTTTGTCTAAACCACAACCATTCTCCTGCTCCATCTCCAGACCAGGGGCCTGCTCCCCCTCGCACACAGCCCCTTCACAACCATTCTCCTGCTCCATCTCTGAATCAGGAACATGCTCAACCACAGCCTTCATTATAGGTTGATCCACAGAGTATGTTACCGGTTGAACCATAGCAGTTGTTACCGGTTGAACCACAGACTTGGTCACCAGTTTAACCACAGTGTAcgttaacttctgacccatagAGTTCATTAAGGGTTGACCCATATAGTCTGTTAAAGGTTGAGGTTGACCGACAGAGTTGGTTACAAGTTGAGCCACAACATTCATTACAGGTTGACCGACAGAGTTGGTTACAGGTGGAGCCAAGGAGTTGGTTACCTCCTCCACAACTGAGTCTTTCTCCAGCTCCTCTTGGATGGCTGTTACCTGCTCCTCTGTCATCAGGGTCTTCTCAGAAGAGTGGTGACCACCCATCCTCTTGGGGGTCTCCCCCAGTGCCTGGCCCCTGCCCTTCCCCGGCTGGGCCCTGCGTTGTCTGGGCTTGCCACCCGGAGTCTTCCCATGTGGGTCCTTCCCATTGTGGTGCTTAGAGTTTGGCCCACAGCAGTCACATGCCTTGGGTGTCCTCTTCCTACCAGAGGAGCGGCCATTGGTGCCCACCAGTGCCGGCGGTGGTGTTTGGGGGACTGAGACGTTATGAACCATGGCTCTGTCCTCAGCTACTACCCCATCCCTTCACAGCTGCTTCTGGCCCAGAGTGCTGGTCCCAGCCCTCAGGGGCACTGAACCAGGGAGCTCTCCAGTAGATGGACTCTCTGCCTGAGTTGTGGGTGGATAAGGACCCTGGACTAGAGCTGGGATGATAAACCGAAAATTATCGACACCGACCATCCTGATCACTTACCGCAGGCATTTTGCTGACATCGTTCATTAAGATAAGTAGCCTGCACATGAGAAATGTTAAGTTTGAAGTGAAATAAATGTGCAAATATGACTGATTGTTAGTGGAacaattgatggctacaaccatcaaactagtagtagtagaataaACAAACTGTGGTGCACAATGTTATAAAAATATCATTCTATTTATCGATATTGCACCAATTCAGGCAATTTATTGCAATATTTTTTCCCATATCGCCCAGCTAACCTGCACCCTGGCTGGCCAGGTAGTTGACAGTTTCAGACTGAAGTCTCAGAGGGTGGAGAATGGAGATCCTTCTCAGGGGTTACACCTTACAAGCCAAGGAAGAAGCTATATTGAAGGAAAGAGAGCTGTTAGGATAGCTTAAATGTGTGAAATTAATGTACTAAGTTTATTTGATGAAAACAGTACTGTCGATAGATAGCTAGGCATATTAGAAGAAACTGGTGTGACCTGCTGTGACCTGCTGTGTTGTCAGATGTCAACAGTTTAATTAATGCACATTACAATATTACACATATTGCTAATCCTTTACTAAAATAACGTAAAGGATTATCTAATAATGGTGATGTCTGCAGCAAATAAACCATTCTGAGCAACTTGTCACTTTTTGGGCATCTGAACTTATCTGTGAggtcgttagctagctaatagtaTGCTCAGCCATGTTTACAATAACTTGAGCTGCTTTTGTGTCTTGCAATCGATGATTGGATAACTATTCCTCTACTGTTGTAACGCTGTAGTGTATCTAAACACAGAAGAGTCACGACAACGTTGGAGTATCGaacaagctagctagcatagCAAGCTGACTATAGCTAGCTAGTAACACAAATGGTTTCCATGGCTGAAAATGCGATCTGCACAGACACACCGCTTTAACTCGTTCTTACAGTATCGATAACTCATAAACACAACTAAAAAGCACATACATTACCACATTTCTGCAATCGTCAAACAAGCTTCAGCGATAACAAACAACTCTCACTTCTGTGATCAAACAATCCATCTCATTAGTTTGCCGTCGCTTACTGATTGCGTCACATTTCAGCGCAAACGGGTTTTCACtagctaccacagccacaaagtcgtgGTCGTCGTTATCAATAAAACGTCACAAAGTGCAGACTGTTCGATTTTCCTGCTGGCGTGTAAGAAGACCCCCAGCTCTGCTAAAACCCATTAACACCTTCTTGCCGTTTTcagggattgttaaataaatattaacaatttggttgtaatatcatcatcacctcttgaaaagcatagtcagaactacacatttcCGATTATTCTATTAATGACAAATGCGCACATTTAGTTCTATCATTAGAGTTGTACAAAAAGTAACTGTGGGGATGTGTGTTACTTCTCAGCCTTATTTAacatttaatttaactaggcaagtcagttaagaacaaattcttattttcaatgacagcctaggaacagtgggttaagtgccttgttcaggggcacttaatgacagatgtttaccttgtcagctcagggatttgatcttgcaacctttcggttactggttcaaagctctaaccactaggctacctgccgccctaaaaCTATAACGGAAAGGTTCACCCATTTTGAAGGTTAAATTGTTTTTGTCCATCTCTGAGTGATGGTCTATCGACTTCCtaggtcatttcatgttttcatgagTATATTGAGTTATTggcgttcaagcaggcagaaatcgGTCATGTATGACGTAGCATCGTGATGAACTCGcactcactacactggaagtttaTAGGATTACTACTTTTAGATCGCCAAAAACGTATATCATACATGTCAGATGTCGATACTGGTCGCTGTCATAACTCGGGAGGATGCCTTCTCTTgaatgagccattgatcatatACTTGCGATATTCCTACCTTGAGAAATGTGTAATTGAATGTCTAGCACATTTTTCCTGTTTGTCTGCCTCtttagtccagggtgcattgcatggtgccgtTGCCAGAGATATTATAGAAAGGAGATAGGAATCCAATGAATGAAGGAACTGATAACGCCCCACCCAACAGACTGTTGACCAATCGCATTCACATTGGGTGCATTCATACATTCACTCTGGCtattctgatttcagagcactctcgtttgAGTGCGCCAGAGTggagaataactgatgaatttatgaacgagtaacacccgttgaatatgactggtgtcagtaaatgttggcaaaaaaaaagttattaaattgttgccagcagcacagttacagtcaccaatgctctagataacatgaaaacagtctaaccagctctgctagggcaagaaaaatggtcagagtgatgtTCTCTCATTTATGTCTGGAAGTTGCTAGCAAGTTAGCTACCTTTTGCcatttagcttgggtgcttgactccTGTTGTGAGGTCAGAAAGCTCGTATCAAACCTACTCcaccagagcgtccagtgtgctgtctgaacgctccgagagcgaaacactctgaatttacgaatggacaatctgacaacgctctgaacgCCCAGAGCACACAATTTACGAACTCACCCATTGTCATGCTGCGTCACACGGTTGCTAAGCTTATCGTCACATAATGTCTTCTCAAAGTTAGTGTATATGTCGAGAAACATGCCTATTTTACTCGAAAGTACGTAATGTCACGATTCCAAAGCTATACAATGCTACAAATAGCAAGTTAGCAATCTCACATCTGAGCGAATATTTGTAATGTTTTACTTCTTGTTGACAAAATTTGTGCAAATGTTGTGAATGTTAGACTCCACTCTGTGAGGCACATGGgtctgcaggttgaacatggtgagattatagactcctaaattgatagtgcagtttgttcAGGCAATTTTACTGGTAACAGCTATGTTACATGCTGATATtgtctttggtattattgtgtgtagccaagtttgctagctagcaaggaagcccatagagagagcattgcattgtggattttATAGTGACTTGAGTTTATTATAAGGcaaaaaatgaaacatttgttcacaaaaaatattgttctcacatattaGTGTTAACACTGTAAAGTAAAGGAATTAGTGGTTTTcagtggatttttcctttaaatGTCCCACTTGCTTGGCCTCTAGCTAGTTTTTGAGGTGGCACGATCGGCTAAGACGCTTGAGGGAGGAgggtcacgtgtgtgtgtgaggcaggtcTCGAGTTCTCACCAGGTATGGGTAACTTCACCAGGACAAGGACTTGCCGATGTTAAACTCTTTCCAAAAGCCTAATATCTGATGAAGCAAGCTAAATGACACATACACGTTCTTTCGGTTGCTACAGTACACGCCAAATGGATAGGCTACCctaaagattatggatatactgacaagaaaCATGTCTCTtcaccctaacaatgggagtcgttgtccacaaagcggcaCGGCGGGCTGTCTAGCTcgcctatcctttctttggattggtggatacatttctttattgtaat
Proteins encoded:
- the ncbp2 gene encoding nuclear cap-binding protein subunit 2 isoform X2 produces the protein MSIKLNALFSDSYVDVSQYRDQHFKGNRYEQEKLLKQANTLYVGNLSFYTTEEQVYELFSKSGDVKRIIIGLDKVKKTACGFCFVEYYTRTDAENAMRFVNGTRLDDRIIRTDWDAGFKEGRQYGRGKSGGQVRDEYRQDYDPARGGYGKVVSRP
- the ncbp2 gene encoding nuclear cap-binding protein subunit 2, yielding MSIKLNALFSDSYVDVSQYRDQHFKGNRYEQEKLLKQANTLYVGNLSFYTTEEQVYELFSKSGDVKRIIIGLDKVKKTACGFCFVEYYTRTDAENAMRFVNGTRLDDRIIRTDWDAGFKEGRQYGRGKSGGQVNLHRRNECLLPQRQQQLYIS
- the ncbp2 gene encoding nuclear cap-binding protein subunit 2 isoform X1, producing the protein MSIKLNALFSDSYVDVSQYRDQHFKGNRYEQEKLLKQANTLYVGNLSFYTTEEQVYELFSKSGDVKRIIIGLDKVKKTACGFCFVEYYTRTDAENAMRFVNGTRLDDRIIRTDWDAGFKEGRQYGRGKSGGQVRDEYRQDYDPARGGYGKLAQLQRPSEGRNSF
- the senp5 gene encoding sentrin-specific protease 5 translates to MVHNVSVPQTPPPALVGTNGRSSGRKRTPKACDCCGPNSKHHNGKDPHGKTPGGKPRQRRAQPGKGRGQALGETPKRMGGHHSSEKTLMTEEQVTAIQEELEKDSVVEEVTNSLAPPVTNSVGQPVMNVVAQLVTNSVGQPQPLTDYMGQPLMNSMGQKLTYTVVKLVTKSVVQPVTTAMVQPVTYSVDQPIMKAVVEHVPDSEMEQENGCEGAVCEGEQAPGLEMEQENGCGLDKQPVTDSNTEVMKQPRTGDAAVSLSNGTSAVLNEEPTDCSAPMEVEPSATACVSPGIMLCSTLHPFALWDHRDYCEVGVWAPSHEPEEDCVSDTAQQPNSEDIHEVIIDLIHEFLAFFYVKYGSFIPLSETDVLEHLKNKCSTVLHDKKLNIHSEMMKYKAALVSTPMKCFKVDYNKHTLTLEDLSTLDDQNWVNDQVINMYGELIMEATQNKVHFFNSFFHRQLVAKGYEGVKRWTKKVDLFSKRLLLIPIHLEIHWSLITVDIASHHIHYYDSQGIVFKYTMENILSYILAEAEEKKQAGYQKGWKMTINKGIPQQKNDSDCGVFILEYCKCLALKEPLQFTQDDMPKVRKRIYKELCDCKLND